A single region of the Pseudomonadota bacterium genome encodes:
- a CDS encoding sigma-70 family RNA polymerase sigma factor, translated as MDIDAYLNDLKHVKILSHQECLELLPKAKAGNQEARHKLIESCLRLAFSKVRDACKGKEIDDEFLTEASIAICRAVDHWDGITAKLSTYVSTAVEHAINDARAQKKIIYIPQWANKRAFRLSQDKEEISSKDEALLQQINKVKTVGSFSCCIEEDKTLEPIDNINRGQQSEVAKQVDEVLSLVRRKQIPKKYRDVLFRYYGLKGRRMTLKEIGDELGLTKEAIRIRLKKVLRWLEQRRICICGNVFDVPTSRKIYCSVKCKSLVRRKFPELLNPRPCKNCGNIFKPKSYISLFCSKKCCNAWWAEKHRKRGKNKRICICCKKEFGVNYATQMYCSKKCWNTDYYKIQQLKKENVEASAKGLLTKKKCKICGNIFKILSKQSNGAKYCSEECRKQSWPIYCCEFCRQKFHARTKAQSRFCSQECFKASVAKKTARCLVCKKVYTKRKATHETCSVSCSNRLKKARRDAKLQKEAC; from the coding sequence GTGGATATTGATGCTTATTTAAATGATTTAAAACATGTCAAAATACTAAGTCATCAAGAGTGTTTGGAATTGCTTCCAAAAGCAAAGGCAGGCAACCAAGAAGCAAGACACAAGCTCATCGAATCTTGTTTGCGTCTAGCGTTTAGCAAAGTAAGAGACGCCTGTAAGGGCAAAGAAATAGATGATGAGTTTTTAACAGAAGCCAGCATAGCCATATGTCGTGCTGTAGATCATTGGGATGGAATCACAGCAAAGCTGTCAACTTATGTCAGCACAGCGGTTGAACATGCTATAAATGATGCCCGTGCTCAGAAAAAAATTATTTATATCCCGCAATGGGCAAACAAAAGAGCATTTCGGCTATCTCAAGATAAAGAAGAAATATCTTCAAAAGACGAAGCCCTTCTTCAACAAATAAATAAAGTAAAAACTGTTGGGTCTTTTAGTTGTTGTATTGAAGAAGACAAAACCTTAGAGCCAATTGATAATATTAACAGAGGACAACAAAGCGAAGTTGCAAAACAGGTTGACGAAGTGTTGTCTTTAGTGCGTCGTAAACAAATACCTAAAAAATACAGAGATGTCCTTTTTCGATATTACGGTTTGAAGGGTCGCAGAATGACCCTTAAAGAGATAGGCGATGAATTAGGACTAACCAAAGAAGCAATTCGCATACGTTTGAAAAAAGTGTTGCGGTGGCTAGAGCAACGCAGGATATGTATTTGTGGAAACGTGTTTGATGTACCAACCTCTAGAAAGATATATTGTAGTGTAAAATGCAAAAGCTTGGTGAGGCGAAAGTTCCCAGAACTGCTGAATCCACGTCCCTGCAAGAATTGTGGGAATATATTTAAGCCAAAATCCTATATTTCATTATTTTGCTCAAAAAAATGTTGTAATGCTTGGTGGGCAGAAAAACACAGAAAACGTGGAAAAAACAAAAGAATTTGCATTTGTTGCAAAAAAGAATTTGGCGTAAATTATGCCACACAAATGTATTGCAGTAAAAAGTGTTGGAACACTGATTATTATAAAATCCAACAGTTAAAGAAAGAGAATGTAGAGGCATCGGCAAAAGGACTTTTGACAAAAAAGAAATGCAAAATTTGTGGCAATATATTTAAGATTCTTTCCAAACAATCAAATGGTGCCAAGTATTGCAGTGAAGAATGTCGAAAACAATCGTGGCCAATTTACTGTTGTGAATTTTGTCGTCAAAAGTTTCATGCAAGAACAAAAGCCCAATCAAGATTTTGCAGCCAAGAATGTTTCAAAGCTTCAGTGGCAAAAAAAACGGCTCGTTGTTTGGTGTGTAAAAAAGTGTACACCAAACGCAAAGCAACTCACGAAACCTGCTCTGTAAGTTGTTCGAATAGATTAAAGAAAGCTCGCAGGGATGCTAAATTACAAAAGGAGGCATGCTAA
- a CDS encoding nucleotidyltransferase domain-containing protein — translation MNAFITGSRAYGKPNANSDVDLVIRVNTGTAQSLRRLSDNPHSTVVRFGKLNLILCETDEEYAVWKLGTTELIKKLDAATTGKEAAHEIFKELRKRVDVQDIEQS, via the coding sequence ATGAACGCATTTATTACGGGCAGTAGAGCTTACGGCAAGCCAAACGCAAACTCAGATGTAGACCTTGTTATCCGAGTCAACACAGGAACAGCACAATCGTTACGAAGGTTGTCTGACAATCCTCATTCGACTGTAGTTCGGTTTGGTAAACTGAATTTAATACTCTGTGAAACCGATGAAGAATATGCTGTGTGGAAATTAGGCACAACAGAATTGATAAAGAAGCTTGATGCTGCAACAACTGGAAAAGAAGCTGCACACGAAATTTTCAAAGAACTTAGGAAAAGAGTTGATGTTCAGGATATAGAACAATCATAA
- a CDS encoding radical SAM protein — protein MMQIKDTVKMKMVRSSGYNYTFHKENGLFVRWGTNLDDDPAFSPYGPEILDLEISSGKCKSGCKFCYKRNGPNEEEVNMTFEQFKIILDKMPKVLTQIAFGLCDMHSNPDFFKMAMYARSKGIIPNFTTSGQDVTPVVAELAGRLCGALAVSIVNKEKSYDAIKLFTDEIGKPGNTLNAVNIHFMLSEETWEKAFNIIDDVASDPRLKKVNAIVYLQYKPKGHNTDAFHPISTVKKYKKLIAYSKDKGVGAGFDSCSAPLFFKTVEGQADEEQMLILAEPCESGLFSSYINCEGKYFACSFCEGEKGWEEGLDVLNCQDFLKDVWFAKKAIQWRATITTSSCGCNCKFVKQCRSCPVFNVTACKDSQNVEI, from the coding sequence ATGATGCAGATTAAAGACACGGTTAAGATGAAAATGGTGCGTTCTTCAGGGTATAACTATACCTTCCATAAAGAAAATGGATTGTTTGTAAGATGGGGCACTAACTTAGATGATGATCCTGCTTTTTCGCCCTATGGTCCAGAAATTTTAGATTTGGAGATTTCTTCTGGCAAGTGCAAAAGCGGCTGCAAATTCTGTTATAAGCGAAACGGCCCCAATGAAGAAGAAGTCAATATGACTTTCGAGCAGTTCAAAATTATTTTGGACAAAATGCCGAAAGTCCTCACGCAAATTGCTTTTGGGTTATGCGATATGCATAGCAATCCTGACTTCTTTAAAATGGCAATGTATGCTAGAAGCAAAGGAATAATTCCCAATTTTACCACATCAGGACAAGATGTAACGCCTGTGGTTGCTGAGCTTGCCGGTAGACTTTGTGGAGCCTTAGCTGTTAGCATTGTGAATAAAGAAAAAAGCTATGATGCTATAAAATTATTCACTGATGAAATTGGCAAACCTGGAAACACACTTAATGCAGTAAACATTCACTTCATGTTGTCAGAAGAAACATGGGAAAAAGCATTTAATATTATTGATGATGTTGCTTCTGATCCTCGGCTTAAAAAAGTCAATGCCATAGTTTATCTGCAATATAAGCCCAAGGGTCATAATACTGACGCATTTCATCCTATTTCAACAGTCAAAAAATACAAAAAGTTAATTGCTTACTCCAAAGACAAGGGTGTTGGTGCGGGGTTCGATTCCTGTTCCGCCCCTTTGTTTTTCAAAACTGTAGAAGGACAAGCTGATGAAGAACAAATGCTTATCCTGGCTGAGCCGTGTGAATCGGGGCTCTTTTCCTCATATATCAATTGTGAAGGGAAATATTTTGCTTGCTCTTTCTGCGAAGGCGAAAAAGGATGGGAAGAAGGTCTTGATGTATTAAATTGTCAAGACTTTCTCAAAGATGTGTGGTTTGCCAAAAAGGCCATTCAATGGCGAGCAACAATTACAACATCCTCTTGTGGTTGTAATTGTAAATTTGTTAAACAATGCAGATCATGTCCGGTATTTAATGTAACAGCATGTAAGGATAGTCAAAATGTGGAGATTTAG
- a CDS encoding beta-galactosidase — protein MDIMLLDYNRNFQEEDIKKFADAGTKTIVAFDWWWQTEPSPGVYDFGDWLAYEDMLNRHGVKLLIQTPIGVPFWADDPSWYLSNCCGEKNNFSSYAKLYNAKDSISFSHILVLAGRIFSYWNQVAENYVQTYIKKLREVLKHAVCISSIGQCGEYLFPATCFMSSDGREKVNIHDSPWWFDSFAQQKCQESGKPSEEWIVGELSRISKERINLYQEKWLQYVPYYNDPNNNVFGNVGCENVILENKDGLKTILFSAFGNDWWTNIAAAQAKICPTYTGAEGPKHVIENAHKAKQLGLEGLICAPVSVYADVDGVCFTNFPKMEDWIFNNIREANRILS, from the coding sequence ATGGATATTATGCTTTTGGATTATAATCGAAACTTCCAAGAAGAAGATATAAAGAAATTTGCTGATGCTGGAACAAAAACAATTGTGGCGTTTGATTGGTGGTGGCAAACTGAACCTTCCCCTGGTGTTTATGATTTTGGTGATTGGTTGGCTTATGAAGATATGTTAAACAGACATGGGGTAAAACTATTGATTCAAACGCCCATTGGAGTGCCATTTTGGGCTGACGATCCATCTTGGTATTTGTCGAATTGTTGTGGAGAAAAAAATAATTTTTCCAGTTATGCAAAATTGTATAATGCTAAAGATTCCATTTCATTCAGTCACATTCTTGTGCTGGCTGGGAGGATATTTAGCTATTGGAACCAAGTCGCAGAAAATTATGTTCAAACATATATCAAGAAACTACGAGAAGTTTTAAAGCATGCTGTTTGCATTTCATCAATAGGACAGTGTGGTGAATATTTATTTCCAGCAACTTGTTTTATGTCGTCGGATGGCCGGGAAAAGGTAAACATACATGATTCGCCTTGGTGGTTTGATTCTTTTGCTCAGCAAAAATGCCAAGAATCTGGCAAACCATCGGAAGAATGGATTGTGGGAGAACTTTCGAGAATTTCAAAAGAAAGAATAAATTTATACCAAGAAAAATGGTTGCAATATGTGCCCTATTATAATGATCCCAACAATAATGTATTTGGTAATGTTGGGTGTGAAAATGTAATATTAGAAAATAAAGATGGTTTAAAAACAATTCTTTTTTCTGCTTTTGGCAATGATTGGTGGACAAACATAGCTGCTGCTCAAGCAAAAATTTGCCCCACGTATACTGGAGCCGAGGGTCCAAAACATGTCATAGAAAATGCACATAAAGCAAAACAATTGGGGTTGGAAGGCTTGATTTGTGCCCCTGTTTCCGTATATGCCGATGTGGATGGCGTATGTTTTACTAATTTTCCCAAAATGGAAGATTGGATATTTAACAACATAAGGGAAGCGAACAGAATATTGTCTTAG
- a CDS encoding endonuclease translates to MAKKYLAETRGRQCEICNNSEWMGKPIPLILDHINGDPEDHRLENVRLVCGNCDMQLPTFAGRNRGKGRKSRGWIDKQHL, encoded by the coding sequence ATGGCGAAAAAGTATTTAGCTGAAACTAGAGGAAGGCAATGTGAAATCTGCAATAATAGCGAATGGATGGGAAAACCTATCCCGCTTATTTTGGATCACATCAACGGCGATCCCGAAGACCATAGATTAGAAAATGTAAGGTTGGTTTGTGGTAACTGCGATATGCAATTGCCTACCTTCGCTGGAAGAAATCGTGGCAAAGGAAGAAAAAGCAGGGGTTGGATAGATAAGCAACATTTGTAA
- a CDS encoding cysteine peptidase family C39 domain-containing protein: MATLVHCKRYPVPESFMIQNFPTITQPDDISCGPTSCVMVAEYYGKKLTVVEAKKLGKTIWGTYKGKEIGMTSPDYVPVILQKVGLSITLEKGNLNKLQHYVSLNKPIMVLVRTGDKFWHYVVVIGYNQDKIFISDPGFGEIYSISNKDFLSAWSFSGTLRGEKIPTNLYGMIVEWADVKGNLMFVPK, translated from the coding sequence ATGGCAACTCTTGTTCATTGCAAAAGATATCCTGTGCCGGAAAGTTTTATGATACAAAACTTCCCCACCATTACACAACCAGATGATATTTCTTGTGGACCCACAAGTTGTGTAATGGTTGCTGAATATTATGGCAAAAAACTAACGGTTGTAGAAGCAAAAAAACTCGGGAAAACTATCTGGGGAACATATAAAGGAAAAGAAATAGGCATGACATCTCCAGATTATGTTCCTGTTATTTTGCAAAAAGTGGGTTTATCTATCACGTTAGAAAAAGGTAATCTAAATAAATTGCAGCATTATGTCTCCCTCAATAAGCCAATTATGGTGCTTGTGCGTACTGGGGATAAATTTTGGCATTATGTAGTAGTTATTGGCTATAATCAAGATAAAATCTTTATTTCTGACCCTGGTTTTGGCGAAATTTACAGCATATCGAATAAAGATTTCTTGTCCGCATGGAGTTTTTCTGGTACTTTGCGTGGCGAAAAAATACCAACAAATTTGTATGGAATGATAGTAGAATGGGCAGATGTTAAAGGAAATTTAATGTTTGTCCCTAAATAA
- a CDS encoding glutamate--tRNA ligase family protein has product MKTTRFNPTANGRLHLGHLYLILVNYHTAKSTGGKFIVRFDDDQSYWIKNIGIEKIEEYCQLIKEDLEWMGIVPDLYSYESKEKKENESYLRGMRGIDPDIGDGNPDSAHFAHYEHLHIKSIDRPYPYVPYLTAIKVVQDCREGCNTIIRGEDLLSEYSLYCHFCTLLDIPIPALYFLPKLMQQKNNVITDLSDVSKTAGNFKIADCRNDGYTPQDIVEMLAKSCLINMEDGWKYDNIKQRPTIG; this is encoded by the coding sequence ATGAAAACTACAAGGTTTAATCCCACCGCAAATGGTCGCCTTCATTTAGGCCATCTTTATTTAATACTAGTAAATTATCATACTGCCAAATCTACTGGTGGTAAATTTATTGTAAGGTTTGACGACGATCAATCCTATTGGATCAAAAACATTGGAATAGAAAAAATAGAAGAATATTGTCAACTTATCAAAGAAGATTTGGAATGGATGGGCATTGTTCCAGATTTATATTCCTATGAAAGCAAAGAAAAAAAAGAAAATGAGTCATATTTGCGGGGTATGCGAGGTATAGACCCAGATATTGGTGATGGGAATCCAGATTCGGCTCATTTTGCTCACTATGAACATCTTCATATCAAAAGCATAGATCGACCTTATCCATATGTTCCTTATCTCACAGCAATCAAAGTAGTTCAAGATTGCAGGGAAGGATGTAATACAATCATTCGTGGCGAGGATTTATTGTCTGAATATAGTTTGTATTGTCATTTTTGCACATTGTTAGACATTCCTATTCCCGCATTGTATTTTCTTCCTAAATTGATGCAACAAAAAAACAATGTCATAACAGATTTGTCAGATGTAAGTAAAACAGCAGGCAACTTCAAAATTGCTGATTGCAGAAATGATGGTTACACCCCCCAGGACATTGTGGAAATGCTTGCAAAATCATGTTTAATCAATATGGAAGATGGTTGGAAATATGATAACATTAAACAACGCCCCACCATAGGTTAA
- a CDS encoding J domain-containing protein, with product MNFKQWLESVGIIGSVPEALSTLGLKPGASKEEIAKAFRAMSMRHHSDVGGSDTIQKRLNAAFDLLKSRDFQTAGGRGPEWNPPEPPRWDGSNGPGARWAAYQQRRNNDLPPWQTDERSSNNSVGGSRKNINYCLKEIYEKAMENGGNVKKYTFDAFDGRFFRGIFTAYCNPQTLGFAGEVMDDWNSKGANSYETYAVLASRDNSALLVRLRGKDVSNMHMGWEFSNEDRNSEHWRREFKKELDEIQ from the coding sequence ATGAATTTCAAACAATGGCTAGAATCAGTAGGAATTATAGGCTCTGTACCCGAAGCTTTAAGCACTTTGGGGCTAAAACCAGGGGCATCTAAAGAAGAAATTGCAAAAGCATTTAGAGCAATGTCTATGCGACACCATTCTGATGTAGGCGGCTCTGATACTATACAAAAACGACTTAATGCTGCATTTGACCTGTTAAAGAGTCGTGATTTTCAGACGGCTGGCGGTAGAGGACCAGAGTGGAATCCACCTGAACCTCCTAGATGGGATGGAAGCAATGGGCCGGGAGCACGTTGGGCTGCTTATCAACAAAGAAGAAATAATGATTTGCCACCTTGGCAAACAGACGAAAGATCATCTAATAACTCAGTTGGCGGCAGTCGCAAAAACATTAATTATTGCTTGAAGGAAATATATGAAAAAGCAATGGAAAATGGCGGCAATGTTAAAAAATATACTTTTGACGCTTTTGATGGAAGATTTTTCAGAGGAATATTCACTGCTTATTGCAACCCACAAACATTAGGCTTTGCTGGCGAAGTAATGGATGATTGGAATAGTAAGGGAGCTAATTCATACGAAACTTATGCGGTACTAGCATCAAGAGACAATTCTGCACTTCTTGTTCGGTTACGAGGAAAAGATGTGTCAAATATGCATATGGGCTGGGAATTTTCCAATGAAGATAGAAATAGTGAGCATTGGAGAAGAGAATTTAAAAAAGAATTAGATGAAATTCAATAG
- a CDS encoding VWA domain-containing protein, with the protein MKTTHVVFVIDRSGSMSSTAEEAVNNYNDQVRLFKKMAEETAGTAEVKVSLITFATEVFEHLWEVPASDLQECKQGDFNADGWTAMLDGIGYSIEKLRETTNYNDPDNNYIFVIVTDGQENKSSHYKWVQEHLTEAQIKAGQKPDPRLPLDELMKPLEASGRWTFSFMGCDRHYLTEAAAALNVPMANVALWDNKTVKGARTGHRNSSKRVYAAALNMVRGIGGSSCKNMYSDSDECLADYASADSADLDKSIDVDTPAVSCSTGGAAVFSTGAKAAWKS; encoded by the coding sequence ATGAAGACTACTCATGTCGTTTTTGTAATCGACCGCTCAGGGTCGATGTCGTCCACAGCCGAAGAAGCTGTAAATAATTACAACGATCAAGTTCGTTTGTTCAAGAAAATGGCAGAAGAAACAGCAGGCACCGCAGAAGTCAAAGTATCCCTGATTACTTTTGCCACAGAAGTTTTTGAACACCTGTGGGAAGTGCCAGCTTCCGATCTCCAAGAATGCAAACAAGGAGATTTTAATGCCGATGGTTGGACGGCTATGCTCGATGGCATCGGATACTCCATCGAAAAACTCCGTGAAACCACTAATTACAACGATCCTGACAATAACTATATTTTTGTGATTGTCACCGATGGCCAAGAAAATAAATCATCGCACTACAAATGGGTGCAGGAACATCTGACCGAGGCACAAATCAAGGCTGGACAAAAGCCTGATCCTCGACTTCCGTTGGATGAACTCATGAAGCCATTGGAAGCCAGTGGTCGCTGGACATTTAGTTTTATGGGTTGCGACCGACATTACCTCACTGAGGCTGCTGCCGCTTTGAATGTTCCAATGGCAAACGTGGCTCTTTGGGACAATAAAACTGTCAAGGGTGCAAGAACAGGTCACAGAAATAGCAGTAAACGAGTATATGCTGCTGCGTTGAATATGGTACGTGGCATCGGTGGCTCATCTTGCAAAAACATGTATTCTGATTCGGATGAATGCCTTGCAGATTATGCAAGTGCTGATTCCGCAGATTTGGATAAATCCATTGATGTCGATACCCCCGCTGTATCGTGTTCTACTGGTGGTGCTGCTGTTTTCAGCACAGGAGCTAAAGCTGCCTGGAAGTCGTAA
- a CDS encoding HAD-IIIA family hydrolase — translation MSEVVLVCGCPASGKSTVSKGFADKGYTYLNRDKAGGKVIDLLPAFEAALQAKQNIVIDNLFATELGRAPFIVAAKKHGADIHCQWMSTSIEDAIINALHRMWERYGKLFLTPESLKDVKDPNMFPIAVFFRYRKELQKPTTGEGFTSVKKIPFVRRSSAYAGKAIICDLDDTVRSTPSGSPEPYPTSPEEVVILPKRKEVLQKYKKDGYMVLAASNQSGIAKGTVTAANALAAIERTNKLLDGVIAETVICPHYVPPTCYCRKPASGMGVQLIESWKLNPQKCIFVGDSTSDRTFATRLGMEFAKPEEFFK, via the coding sequence ATGTCAGAAGTGGTTTTGGTTTGTGGTTGTCCAGCATCAGGCAAAAGCACGGTTTCCAAAGGCTTTGCCGACAAGGGATATACTTATTTGAATCGGGACAAAGCCGGTGGCAAGGTCATAGACCTGTTGCCTGCCTTCGAGGCAGCCTTGCAAGCCAAACAAAATATCGTTATTGACAATTTATTTGCCACAGAATTGGGCAGGGCACCTTTTATTGTCGCTGCTAAAAAACATGGGGCAGATATTCATTGTCAATGGATGAGCACCAGTATTGAAGATGCAATTATCAATGCGTTGCATCGCATGTGGGAGCGTTATGGAAAATTATTTTTAACGCCTGAGTCTTTGAAGGATGTTAAAGACCCTAATATGTTTCCCATTGCTGTGTTTTTCCGATACCGCAAAGAATTGCAAAAACCGACCACTGGTGAGGGATTTACCAGTGTCAAAAAAATTCCTTTTGTTCGTCGCTCATCAGCCTACGCTGGTAAGGCGATTATTTGTGATTTGGATGATACGGTGCGATCCACTCCCTCTGGAAGTCCCGAGCCATACCCTACCTCTCCAGAGGAGGTTGTGATTCTTCCAAAGCGAAAAGAGGTATTGCAAAAATACAAAAAAGATGGTTATATGGTGCTGGCTGCCAGTAACCAATCGGGAATCGCAAAAGGAACGGTCACGGCAGCGAACGCATTGGCAGCAATTGAACGCACCAATAAATTGTTGGATGGGGTGATTGCTGAAACGGTTATTTGCCCACATTATGTGCCGCCGACTTGCTATTGCAGAAAGCCAGCGAGTGGGATGGGGGTGCAACTAATCGAGAGTTGGAAACTCAACCCACAAAAATGCATTTTTGTCGGAGATTCTACCAGCGACAGAACTTTTGCCACCCGATTGGGTATGGAATTTGCAAAACCAGAAGAATTTTTCAAATAA
- a CDS encoding beta-galactosidase, translating into MSSTSNIIVLDYNKNFKEEDVKKFVDSGVDTILAFDWWWKTEPSPGVYDFDDWLHYEDMLKRNGVKLLIQTPMGTPFWANDPAWYLSNYYNQKNDFAQWTKLYNIKDPMPFCHFFILCGRIFSYWNPEAEDYVRKYIRKIRETLKYSTCIPSIGECGEFLFPPIAGMMGACVYPTPWWFDSFAQQKCQESGKVAEEWIVGELSRISKERINLYQEKWLQYVPYYNNGSFGPAMNWGNVGCENVILENKEDLTTILFSAFYDMPNWLSMATAQARICPTYAGAEGAENVVENAHKAKNLGFRGLICGTMNIMHCGLVNSVHLENWVFDNVKKANKIWLLS; encoded by the coding sequence ATGAGTTCCACTTCAAATATAATTGTCTTAGATTATAACAAAAATTTTAAAGAAGAAGATGTTAAAAAATTTGTTGATTCTGGGGTTGATACGATTTTAGCCTTTGATTGGTGGTGGAAAACAGAACCTTCTCCTGGCGTTTACGATTTTGATGATTGGTTGCATTATGAAGATATGTTAAAAAGGAATGGGGTAAAACTACTTATTCAAACACCAATGGGAACTCCATTTTGGGCTAATGATCCTGCTTGGTATTTATCAAATTATTATAACCAAAAAAATGATTTTGCTCAATGGACAAAATTATACAATATTAAAGACCCTATGCCCTTTTGCCATTTTTTTATATTGTGCGGAAGGATATTCAGTTACTGGAATCCTGAAGCTGAAGATTATGTTAGGAAATATATTAGGAAAATAAGAGAAACATTAAAATATTCCACTTGTATTCCTTCTATAGGAGAGTGTGGAGAATTTTTATTTCCTCCAATTGCTGGCATGATGGGGGCATGCGTATATCCAACGCCTTGGTGGTTTGATTCTTTTGCTCAACAAAAATGCCAAGAATCTGGCAAAGTAGCAGAAGAATGGATTGTGGGAGAACTTTCGAGAATTTCAAAAGAAAGAATAAATTTATACCAAGAAAAATGGTTGCAATATGTGCCCTATTATAACAATGGTAGTTTCGGACCAGCTATGAATTGGGGCAATGTTGGGTGCGAAAATGTAATATTAGAAAACAAAGAAGATTTGACCACAATTTTATTTTCGGCCTTCTACGATATGCCTAATTGGCTAAGCATGGCTACTGCTCAGGCAAGAATTTGTCCCACATATGCAGGGGCGGAAGGGGCAGAAAATGTTGTAGAAAACGCACACAAGGCAAAAAATCTGGGCTTTCGTGGTTTAATTTGTGGCACTATGAATATTATGCATTGTGGTTTGGTCAATTCCGTTCACTTGGAAAATTGGGTATTTGATAATGTAAAAAAGGCAAACAAGATATGGTTACTATCATAG
- a CDS encoding class I SAM-dependent methyltransferase, with product MGITAGVLEFFNRNLVLYPGLKMIELGDQEIYVGHELSYHWIKSFFELAGIDHTSIDINGKGGALPLDMSQPIPDSHSYLKLNFDVLTDIGFGEHVSNQYHLFKNAHDLVKPGGLFLHELPGQPYFDGHKECYYYRPAFFAELSRLNGYELLVNTLRLEIHYLGSFLCSVVMKKGPTVTDFINEETFRTLPIYTNVPMSNEEAIYLRKF from the coding sequence ATGGGAATTACTGCTGGTGTATTAGAGTTTTTTAATCGCAACTTGGTGTTGTATCCAGGTTTAAAAATGATTGAACTTGGAGATCAAGAAATTTATGTAGGACATGAATTATCCTATCATTGGATAAAGAGCTTTTTTGAACTAGCTGGTATAGATCATACTTCTATTGATATCAATGGAAAGGGAGGTGCATTACCGTTAGATATGTCTCAGCCAATTCCAGACTCGCACTCGTATTTAAAATTAAATTTTGACGTATTGACTGATATTGGGTTTGGAGAGCATGTGTCTAATCAATATCATCTTTTTAAAAATGCACATGATTTAGTGAAGCCAGGAGGGTTATTTCTGCATGAACTTCCTGGCCAGCCGTATTTCGATGGACACAAAGAGTGTTATTATTACAGACCTGCTTTCTTTGCAGAATTATCTAGATTGAATGGATATGAATTATTAGTTAATACTTTAAGACTTGAAATTCATTACTTAGGAAGTTTTCTTTGTAGTGTTGTAATGAAAAAAGGACCAACAGTAACAGATTTTATAAATGAAGAGACTTTTAGAACATTGCCCATATACACAAACGTTCCAATGAGCAATGAAGAAGCAATTTACTTGCGTAAATTTTAA
- the csrA gene encoding carbon storage regulator CsrA produces the protein MLVLSRKKNESIVINDDITITVVEIRGDKVRLGVEAPKEVPVHRREVFDAIHREPAPQE, from the coding sequence ATGCTGGTACTTAGCCGCAAGAAAAACGAATCGATTGTAATCAACGACGATATTACAATCACTGTAGTGGAGATTAGAGGTGACAAGGTACGATTGGGTGTCGAGGCCCCCAAGGAGGTGCCCGTCCATCGCCGTGAAGTGTTCGACGCTATCCATAGAGAGCCCGCTCCGCAGGAATAA
- a CDS encoding HNH endonuclease, producing the protein MPLCKLCKKKFPSKLKIDGKIRNLHNRKYCLECSPFGCGNTKKLEIQHIPLTTEEKRKRDNEKYKKWQRKARKNRKIELVKMCGGACSECGYNRCMKALEFHHKNMDEKQEKSFGFSSKGMLARWDKLIEEVKKCVLVCSNCHREIHDGMR; encoded by the coding sequence ATGCCATTATGTAAATTATGTAAAAAAAAGTTCCCATCAAAACTTAAAATAGATGGAAAAATAAGAAACCTGCACAATCGCAAATATTGCCTTGAATGTTCGCCTTTTGGTTGTGGCAACACAAAAAAACTAGAAATTCAACATATCCCGCTAACAACTGAAGAAAAAAGAAAGCGTGATAATGAAAAATATAAAAAATGGCAAAGAAAAGCCAGAAAGAACAGAAAGATTGAATTAGTCAAAATGTGTGGCGGTGCTTGTTCAGAATGTGGGTATAATCGTTGTATGAAGGCTCTTGAGTTTCATCACAAAAACATGGATGAAAAACAAGAAAAAAGTTTTGGATTTTCCAGCAAAGGAATGTTAGCACGTTGGGACAAACTTATCGAAGAAGTAAAAAAATGTGTGCTTGTTTGTAGTAATTGTCATAGAGAAATACATGATGGAATGAGGTAG